In Streptomyces sp. NBC_00091, the following proteins share a genomic window:
- the tyrS gene encoding tyrosine--tRNA ligase, whose amino-acid sequence MTDIVDELKWRGLFAQSTDEEALRKAFADGPVTFYCGFDPTAASLHVGHLVQVLTVRRLQLAGHRPLALVGGATGQIGDPRPTAERTLNDPETVANWVTRLRTQIEPFLSFEGENAAVMVNNLDWTAGLSAIEFLRDIGKHFRVNKMLTKDSVAKRLESEQGISYTEFSYQLLQGMDFLELYRRYGCVLQQGGSDQWGNLTAGLDLIHRVEPGAHVHAMATPLMVKADGTKFGKSESGAVWLDPEMTTPYAFYQFWLNVDDRDISTYMRILSFKSREELEELEAQTAERPQARAAQRALAEELTTLVHGADQCAAVIAASKALFGQGELAELDEATLVAALSELPHARVAELGPVVDLFAETGLVASKSAGRRTVKEGGAYVNNAKVTAEDAVPAREDLLHGRWLVLRRGKKNLAAVEVTGA is encoded by the coding sequence GTGACGGACATCGTCGACGAACTGAAGTGGCGCGGGCTGTTCGCCCAGTCCACCGACGAAGAAGCGCTGCGCAAGGCGTTCGCGGACGGTCCGGTCACCTTCTATTGCGGCTTCGACCCGACCGCGGCCTCGCTGCACGTGGGACACCTGGTGCAGGTGCTCACCGTGCGCCGGCTCCAGCTGGCCGGACACCGGCCGCTGGCGCTGGTCGGCGGGGCCACCGGGCAGATCGGCGACCCGCGCCCGACCGCCGAGCGCACCCTGAACGACCCGGAGACGGTCGCGAACTGGGTGACCCGGCTGCGTACGCAGATCGAGCCGTTCCTGTCCTTCGAGGGCGAGAACGCCGCGGTCATGGTCAACAACCTGGACTGGACGGCGGGCCTGTCCGCCATCGAGTTCCTGCGGGACATCGGCAAGCACTTCCGCGTCAACAAGATGCTGACGAAGGACTCGGTCGCCAAGCGGCTGGAGTCCGAACAGGGCATCAGCTACACGGAGTTCAGCTACCAGCTGCTCCAGGGCATGGACTTCCTGGAGCTGTACCGGCGCTACGGCTGCGTGCTCCAGCAGGGCGGCTCCGACCAGTGGGGCAACCTGACGGCCGGCCTCGACCTGATCCACCGGGTCGAGCCGGGCGCGCACGTGCACGCGATGGCGACCCCGCTGATGGTCAAGGCGGACGGCACCAAGTTCGGCAAGTCCGAGAGCGGCGCCGTCTGGCTCGACCCGGAGATGACCACCCCGTACGCCTTCTACCAGTTCTGGCTGAACGTGGACGACCGGGACATCTCCACCTACATGCGGATCCTGTCCTTCAAGTCCCGTGAGGAGCTGGAGGAGCTGGAGGCGCAGACCGCGGAGCGTCCGCAGGCGCGGGCCGCCCAGCGGGCGCTGGCGGAGGAGCTGACCACGCTGGTGCACGGCGCGGACCAGTGCGCCGCCGTGATCGCCGCGTCGAAGGCCCTGTTCGGCCAGGGCGAGCTGGCGGAGCTGGACGAGGCCACCCTGGTCGCGGCCCTCTCCGAGCTGCCGCACGCCCGGGTCGCCGAGCTGGGCCCGGTCGTGGACCTGTTCGCGGAGACCGGCCTGGTCGCCAGCAAGTCGGCCGGCCGCCGGACCGTGAAGGAGGGCGGCGCCTACGTGAACAACGCGAAGGTCACCGCCGAGGACGCCGTCCCCGCCCGGGAGGACCTGCTGCACGGGCGCTGGCTGGTGCTGCGCCGCGGCAAGAAGAACCTGGCCGCGGTGGAGGTCACCGGCGCCTGA
- a CDS encoding GlsB/YeaQ/YmgE family stress response membrane protein — protein sequence MHWLWAIIVGFVLGLIARAILPGKQHQPLWLTTVFGIVGGVLGNAVATWIGVHDTRGIDWIRHLLQLAGAVVVVGLGDMIYMALRGGRRRTA from the coding sequence ATGCATTGGTTGTGGGCGATCATCGTCGGATTCGTACTGGGCCTGATAGCCCGGGCCATCCTGCCTGGCAAGCAGCACCAACCCCTGTGGCTGACCACCGTCTTCGGCATCGTCGGCGGCGTCCTCGGCAACGCCGTCGCGACGTGGATCGGGGTCCACGACACCCGGGGCATCGACTGGATCCGGCACTTGCTGCAGCTTGCCGGAGCGGTGGTCGTGGTCGGCCTGGGCGACATGATCTACATGGCCCTCCGGGGCGGCAGGCGCCGGACGGCCTAG
- a CDS encoding metallopeptidase TldD-related protein — protein sequence MSIRTKPHEIVERALELSTADGCVVIADEESSANLRWAGNALTTNGVTRGRTLTVIATVGGREGTASGVVSRSAVTAADLEPLVRAAEAAARSAAPAEDAQPLVTGTPASPDFRDAPAETSSAVFADFAPALGEAFARARAGGRELYGFANHELTTTYVGTSTGLRLRHDQPNGTLELNAKSPDRSRSAWAGRATRDFKDVDPTTLDAELAVRLGWAERKVELPAGRYETLLPPTAVADLLIYQMWSAAARDAVEGRTVFSKPGGGTRIGERLSELPLTLRSDPNAPGLESAPFVIAHSSGDDASVFDNGLPVPATEWIRGGELARLTTTRHTSALTGLPLSPSFGNLILDGGGDKSLEEMVAGTERGLLLTCLWYIREVDPATLLLTGLTRDGVYLVENGQVTGEVNNFRFNESPVDLLSRASEAGRTEKTLPREWGDWFTRAAMPAVRIPDFNMSSVSKGV from the coding sequence ATGTCGATTCGTACGAAGCCCCACGAGATCGTCGAGCGGGCCCTGGAGCTGTCCACCGCCGACGGCTGCGTCGTCATCGCGGACGAGGAGTCCAGCGCGAACCTGCGCTGGGCCGGCAACGCGCTCACCACCAACGGCGTCACCCGCGGCCGGACCCTGACGGTCATCGCCACGGTCGGCGGCAGGGAGGGAACGGCCTCGGGGGTCGTCTCGCGCTCCGCCGTCACGGCCGCCGACCTGGAGCCGCTGGTACGGGCCGCCGAGGCGGCCGCGCGCTCCGCCGCGCCCGCCGAGGACGCCCAGCCGCTGGTGACGGGCACCCCGGCCTCCCCGGACTTCCGCGACGCCCCGGCCGAGACCTCCTCGGCGGTGTTCGCGGACTTCGCCCCCGCCCTGGGCGAGGCCTTCGCCCGCGCCCGCGCGGGCGGCCGGGAGCTGTACGGCTTCGCCAACCACGAGCTGACCACCACGTACGTCGGCACCTCGACCGGCCTGCGGCTGCGCCACGACCAGCCGAACGGCACCCTGGAGCTCAACGCGAAGTCCCCGGACCGCTCCCGCTCCGCCTGGGCCGGCCGGGCCACCCGCGACTTCAAGGACGTGGACCCCACCACCCTGGACGCGGAGCTGGCCGTACGCCTGGGCTGGGCCGAGCGGAAGGTCGAACTGCCCGCCGGACGGTACGAGACCCTGCTGCCGCCGACCGCGGTGGCCGACCTGCTGATCTACCAGATGTGGTCGGCGGCGGCCCGGGACGCGGTGGAGGGCCGGACGGTCTTCTCCAAGCCCGGCGGCGGCACCCGGATCGGGGAGCGGCTCTCCGAGCTGCCGCTGACCCTGCGCAGCGACCCGAACGCGCCGGGCCTGGAGTCCGCGCCGTTCGTGATCGCGCACAGCTCGGGCGACGACGCCTCGGTCTTCGACAACGGCCTGCCGGTACCGGCGACGGAGTGGATCCGGGGCGGCGAGCTGGCCCGGCTGACCACGACCCGGCACACCTCCGCCCTGACCGGGCTGCCGCTGTCCCCCTCCTTCGGGAACCTGATCCTGGACGGGGGCGGCGACAAGTCGCTGGAGGAGATGGTGGCGGGCACCGAGCGGGGTCTGCTGCTGACCTGCCTCTGGTACATCCGCGAGGTCGACCCGGCCACCCTGCTGCTCACGGGCCTGACCCGGGACGGGGTCTACCTGGTGGAGAACGGGCAGGTCACGGGCGAGGTGAACAACTTCCGGTTCAACGAGTCGCCGGTGGACCTGCTGTCGCGGGCCTCGGAGGCCGGACGGACCGAGAAGACCCTGCCGCGCGAGTGGGGCGACTGGTTCACCCGGGCCGCGATGCCCGCTGTCCGCATCCCGGACTTCAACATGAGTTCGGTCAGCAAGGGCGTCTGA
- a CDS encoding DUF485 domain-containing protein: MTTEAAPPPSGAGPAPANLSAEEFTRVQQSPEFAELRGSYRSFAFPLTVAFIAWYLLYVLLSSYAGGFMGTKLFGNINVALVLGLAQFLTTFLIAWLYSRHAAAKLDPKAEAIKKRMEAGA, encoded by the coding sequence GTGACCACCGAAGCAGCGCCGCCGCCAAGCGGCGCGGGACCGGCCCCGGCGAACCTGTCGGCCGAAGAGTTCACGCGCGTCCAGCAGAGCCCCGAATTCGCCGAACTGCGCGGCTCCTACCGGTCCTTCGCCTTCCCGCTCACCGTGGCCTTCATCGCCTGGTACCTGCTCTACGTCCTGCTGTCCAGCTACGCGGGCGGCTTCATGGGGACCAAGCTCTTCGGCAACATCAACGTCGCGCTGGTCCTCGGCCTCGCCCAGTTCCTGACGACCTTCCTGATCGCCTGGCTGTACTCGCGGCACGCCGCCGCCAAGCTCGACCCCAAGGCCGAGGCCATCAAGAAGCGCATGGAGGCCGGAGCATGA
- a CDS encoding zinc-dependent alcohol dehydrogenase family protein encodes MRATVIHAPYDIRVEEVPDAAVQRPEDAVVRVLRACICGSDLWAYRGEAERRPGQRIGHEFLGIVEETGSAVSGLRAGDLVVAPFMWSDGTCDYCSEGLYTSCPHGGFWGSVGHDGGQGEAVRVPHADGTLVKLPAAAASDDHLLTGLLALSDVMGTGHHAALGAGVRAGSTVAVVGDGAVGLCGVLAAKRLGADRIIALGRHSARTDIAKLFGATDVVAERGEAAEAAVRELTRGQGAHAVIEAVGTEMSMRTAVNITRDGGAIGYVGVPHGSGTGLDLGVMFDRNITLRGGVAPVRAYIPELLEDVLSGAIDPAPVFDRAVSLDEVPDGYRAMDDRSALKVMIKP; translated from the coding sequence ATGCGCGCCACCGTCATCCACGCCCCGTACGACATCCGCGTGGAGGAGGTGCCCGACGCTGCGGTCCAGCGCCCCGAGGACGCCGTCGTCCGCGTCCTGCGCGCCTGCATCTGCGGCAGCGACCTGTGGGCCTACCGCGGCGAGGCCGAGCGCCGGCCCGGGCAGCGCATCGGGCACGAGTTCCTCGGCATCGTCGAGGAGACCGGCTCCGCCGTCTCCGGCCTGCGCGCCGGGGACCTCGTCGTCGCCCCGTTCATGTGGTCCGACGGCACCTGCGACTACTGCTCCGAGGGCCTGTACACCTCCTGCCCGCACGGCGGCTTCTGGGGCTCGGTCGGCCACGACGGCGGCCAGGGCGAGGCGGTCAGGGTCCCGCACGCCGACGGCACCCTGGTGAAGCTGCCCGCCGCGGCCGCCTCCGACGACCACCTGCTGACCGGGCTGCTCGCGCTGTCCGACGTCATGGGCACCGGCCACCACGCCGCCCTGGGCGCCGGCGTCCGCGCGGGCTCCACCGTCGCCGTCGTCGGTGACGGCGCGGTCGGGCTGTGCGGCGTCCTCGCGGCCAAGCGGCTCGGCGCCGACCGGATCATCGCACTGGGCCGCCACAGCGCCCGTACGGACATCGCCAAGCTCTTCGGGGCCACCGACGTCGTCGCCGAGCGCGGCGAGGCCGCCGAGGCCGCCGTCCGCGAGCTGACCCGCGGCCAGGGCGCGCACGCCGTCATCGAGGCCGTCGGAACCGAGATGTCGATGCGCACCGCCGTGAACATCACCCGCGACGGCGGGGCCATCGGCTACGTCGGCGTCCCGCACGGCAGCGGCACCGGCCTCGACCTCGGCGTGATGTTCGACCGCAACATCACCCTGCGCGGCGGTGTGGCGCCCGTCCGGGCCTACATCCCGGAGCTGCTGGAGGACGTGCTGAGCGGCGCGATCGACCCGGCCCCCGTCTTCGACCGGGCCGTGTCCCTGGACGAGGTCCCGGACGGCTACCGCGCGATGGACGACCGCAGCGCGCTGAAGGTCATGATCAAGCCCTGA
- a CDS encoding cation acetate symporter, whose amino-acid sequence MSAIPQLTVAAGATEHRPLIITLFGLFVVATLIITVWAGRQTKDAADFYAGGRQFTGFQNGLAISGDYMSAASFLGIAGAIALFGYDGFLYSIGFLVAWLVALLLVAEPLRNSGRYTMGDVLAYRMRQRPVRTAAGTSTIVVSIFYLLAQMAGAGVLVSLLLGISSDGGKVAVVALVGVLMIVYVTIGGMKGTTWVQMIKAVLLIAGAMLITFLVLLEFDFNISALLGQAAENSGQGTKFLEPGLKYGKDSLTKLDFISLGLALVLGTAGLPHILIRFYTVPTAKAARKSVNWAIGIIGAFYLMTIALGFGAAALLKRADILASNKAGNTAAPLLAQEIGGGADSTGGAILLAVISAVAFATILAVVAGLTLASSSSFAHDIYVNVIRRGQATEKEEVRAARWSTVVIGAVAIFLGALARDMNVAGLVALAFAVAASANLPTILYSLFWKRFTTQGALWSIYGGLVSAVGLVLFSPVVSGKPTSMFKDADFYWFPLENPGIISIPLGFLLGWLGTVLSKEEADPQKFAELEVRSLTGTGAH is encoded by the coding sequence ATGAGCGCGATCCCACAGCTGACGGTCGCCGCCGGGGCGACCGAGCACCGCCCCCTGATCATCACCCTGTTCGGCCTGTTCGTCGTCGCCACCCTCATCATCACCGTCTGGGCCGGCCGCCAGACCAAGGATGCCGCCGACTTCTACGCCGGCGGCCGCCAGTTCACCGGCTTCCAGAACGGCCTGGCCATCTCCGGCGACTACATGTCCGCCGCGTCCTTCCTCGGCATCGCCGGAGCCATCGCCCTCTTCGGCTACGACGGCTTCCTCTACTCCATCGGCTTCCTCGTGGCCTGGCTGGTGGCCCTGCTGCTCGTCGCCGAACCGCTGCGCAACTCCGGCCGCTACACGATGGGCGACGTCCTCGCCTACCGGATGCGCCAGCGGCCCGTCCGCACCGCCGCCGGCACCTCCACCATCGTGGTCTCGATCTTCTACCTGCTCGCCCAGATGGCCGGCGCGGGCGTGCTCGTCTCGCTGCTCCTGGGCATCAGCAGCGACGGCGGCAAGGTCGCCGTCGTCGCACTGGTCGGCGTACTGATGATCGTCTACGTGACCATCGGCGGCATGAAGGGCACCACCTGGGTCCAGATGATCAAGGCGGTCCTGCTGATCGCGGGCGCCATGCTGATCACCTTCCTGGTGCTGCTGGAGTTCGACTTCAACATCTCCGCGCTGCTGGGCCAGGCCGCCGAGAACAGCGGCCAGGGCACCAAGTTCCTGGAGCCCGGACTCAAGTACGGCAAGGACTCGCTCACCAAGCTGGACTTCATCTCGCTCGGCCTCGCCCTGGTCCTCGGCACCGCCGGCCTGCCGCACATCCTGATCCGCTTCTACACCGTCCCCACGGCCAAGGCCGCCCGCAAGTCCGTGAACTGGGCCATCGGCATCATCGGCGCCTTCTACCTGATGACGATCGCCCTCGGCTTCGGCGCCGCGGCCCTGCTCAAGCGGGCCGACATCCTGGCCTCCAACAAGGCCGGCAACACCGCCGCACCCCTCCTGGCCCAGGAGATCGGCGGCGGCGCGGACTCCACCGGCGGCGCGATCCTGCTCGCGGTGATCTCCGCGGTCGCCTTCGCCACCATCCTCGCGGTGGTCGCGGGCCTGACCCTGGCCTCCTCCTCGTCCTTCGCGCACGACATCTACGTCAACGTCATCCGCAGGGGCCAGGCCACCGAGAAGGAGGAGGTGCGCGCCGCCCGCTGGTCCACCGTGGTCATCGGCGCCGTCGCCATCTTCCTCGGCGCCCTCGCCCGCGACATGAACGTCGCCGGCCTGGTCGCCCTCGCCTTCGCGGTCGCCGCCTCCGCCAACCTCCCGACGATCCTCTACAGCCTCTTCTGGAAGCGCTTCACCACCCAGGGCGCGCTGTGGTCGATCTACGGAGGCCTGGTCTCGGCGGTCGGCCTGGTGCTCTTCTCGCCGGTTGTCTCCGGCAAGCCCACCTCGATGTTCAAGGACGCCGACTTCTACTGGTTCCCGCTGGAGAACCCGGGGATCATCTCCATCCCCCTCGGCTTCCTCCTCGGCTGGCTCGGAACCGTCCTGTCCAAGGAGGAAGCCGACCCGCAGAAGTTCGCCGAGCTGGAAGTGCGCTCCCTCACCGGAACAGGGGCGCACTGA
- a CDS encoding sterol desaturase family protein: MPNLPDVVLWSIPAFVLLTVIELVSYRIHPDEDSAGYETKDAVTSVGMGLGSLVFDLLWKIPVVAVYTAVYELTPLRVPVLWWTLLLMLLAQDFCYYWQHRGHHVIRILWACHVVHHSSRKFNLTTALRQPWTSATSWPFYLPMIALGVHPAAVAFCYSVNLVYQFWIHTERIGKLPRPFEYVLNTPSHHRVHHASQGGYLDRNFGGILIVWDRMFGSWVGETDKPVFGLTKNISTYNPLRVATHEYAAIARDVRAAGSWRERAGRVFRGPGWQPAPAEAALEREPAA, translated from the coding sequence ATGCCGAACCTGCCCGATGTCGTGCTGTGGTCCATACCCGCCTTCGTGCTGCTCACCGTCATCGAGCTGGTGAGCTACCGGATCCATCCCGACGAGGACTCCGCCGGGTACGAGACCAAGGACGCCGTCACCAGCGTCGGCATGGGACTCGGCAGCCTCGTCTTCGACCTGCTCTGGAAGATCCCGGTCGTCGCCGTCTACACCGCGGTGTACGAACTGACCCCCCTGCGGGTGCCGGTGCTGTGGTGGACCCTGCTCCTGATGCTGCTCGCGCAGGACTTCTGCTACTACTGGCAGCACCGCGGGCACCACGTCATCCGCATCCTGTGGGCCTGCCACGTCGTCCACCACAGCAGCCGCAAGTTCAACCTCACCACCGCGCTGCGCCAGCCCTGGACCAGTGCCACCTCCTGGCCCTTCTACCTGCCGATGATCGCCCTCGGGGTGCATCCGGCCGCCGTGGCGTTCTGTTACTCCGTCAACCTCGTCTACCAGTTCTGGATCCACACCGAGCGCATCGGCAAGCTGCCCCGGCCCTTCGAGTACGTCCTCAACACCCCCTCCCACCACCGCGTCCACCACGCCTCCCAGGGCGGCTACCTGGACCGCAACTTCGGCGGGATCCTCATCGTCTGGGACCGTATGTTCGGCTCCTGGGTGGGGGAGACCGACAAGCCCGTCTTCGGCCTCACCAAGAACATCAGCACCTACAACCCGCTGCGCGTGGCCACCCACGAGTACGCCGCCATCGCCCGCGACGTACGCGCCGCCGGCAGCTGGCGCGAGCGCGCCGGGCGGGTGTTCCGGGGGCCCGGCTGGCAGCCGGCCCCGGCCGAGGCAGCCCTGGAGCGGGAGCCCGCCGCGTGA
- a CDS encoding S8 family serine peptidase: MAHLGHGRRRALAVPVGLALTASLAFLPSVAASAAPLGNTADSATAATAATTGPKLSYVANLNVYATATAAKKAIERAGGTVVIAHEQIGVIVAHSQNPEFAKQLRAQRGLFNSVGATRTAPLQAVQTTEEGTTQQLSAADAAKAAAQAEPGQEPLESNQWDLRAIKADAAHQINDGSTDVTVGVIDTGVDDTHPDLAPNFSKEQSANCVGGVADTTEGAWRPYADGSDHGTHVAGTIAAARNGVGISGVAPGAKVAGIKVSEPGTSLFYTEAVVCGFMFAAEKGIEVTNNSYYVDPWNYTCKNDDDQKALVEALARATKYAERKGVLSVASAGNSNHDLAGDSILDDTSPNDTTPVPRTIDPKVCLDLPTQLPGVVTVSATGDKGFKSYYSSYGLGVVDVAAPGGDKWQVPATPDANGRVLSTVPGGGYGYKQGTSMAAPHVAGVAALLKSAHPTATPSQLQAMLKAQATKADCPAKVYDGTGNLIDATTCQSKWGQTGYYGAGVVDALKAVK; encoded by the coding sequence ATGGCTCATCTGGGACACGGCCGCCGGCGAGCTCTCGCCGTTCCGGTCGGCCTGGCGCTCACTGCCTCGCTCGCCTTCCTGCCCTCGGTGGCGGCCTCGGCCGCACCGCTGGGCAACACGGCGGACTCGGCGACGGCCGCGACGGCCGCCACCACCGGCCCGAAGCTGTCCTACGTGGCGAACCTGAACGTGTACGCCACGGCGACGGCGGCGAAGAAGGCCATCGAGCGGGCCGGTGGGACCGTGGTGATCGCCCACGAGCAGATCGGGGTCATCGTCGCGCACTCCCAGAACCCGGAGTTCGCCAAGCAGCTGCGGGCGCAGCGCGGCCTGTTCAATTCGGTCGGCGCCACCCGCACGGCCCCCCTCCAGGCGGTGCAGACCACCGAGGAGGGCACGACGCAGCAGCTGAGCGCGGCGGACGCCGCCAAGGCCGCCGCGCAGGCCGAGCCGGGGCAGGAGCCCCTGGAGTCCAACCAGTGGGACCTGCGGGCGATCAAGGCCGACGCGGCTCACCAGATCAACGATGGCAGCACGGACGTCACCGTGGGTGTCATCGACACGGGTGTCGACGACACCCACCCCGACTTGGCCCCGAACTTCTCCAAGGAGCAGTCGGCCAACTGTGTCGGCGGCGTCGCGGACACCACCGAGGGCGCGTGGCGCCCGTACGCCGACGGCAGCGACCACGGCACCCACGTGGCCGGCACCATAGCCGCGGCCCGCAACGGGGTCGGCATCAGCGGTGTCGCGCCGGGCGCCAAGGTCGCCGGTATCAAGGTGAGCGAGCCGGGGACCAGCCTCTTCTACACCGAGGCGGTCGTCTGCGGCTTCATGTTCGCCGCCGAGAAGGGGATCGAGGTGACCAACAACAGCTACTACGTCGACCCGTGGAACTACACCTGCAAGAACGACGACGACCAGAAGGCGCTGGTGGAGGCCCTCGCCCGGGCCACCAAGTACGCCGAGCGCAAGGGCGTGCTCAGCGTGGCCTCGGCCGGCAACTCGAACCACGACCTGGCCGGCGACTCGATCCTGGACGACACCAGCCCGAACGACACCACCCCGGTTCCGCGCACCATCGACCCGAAGGTCTGCCTGGACCTGCCCACCCAGCTGCCGGGTGTGGTCACGGTGAGCGCGACCGGCGACAAGGGCTTCAAGTCGTACTACTCGAGCTACGGCCTGGGTGTCGTCGACGTCGCCGCCCCCGGTGGCGACAAGTGGCAGGTCCCGGCCACCCCGGACGCCAACGGCCGCGTGCTGTCGACCGTCCCCGGCGGCGGCTACGGCTACAAGCAGGGCACCTCGATGGCCGCCCCGCACGTCGCGGGCGTCGCGGCCCTGCTCAAGAGCGCGCACCCGACGGCCACGCCCTCGCAGCTCCAGGCCATGCTGAAGGCCCAGGCCACCAAGGCGGACTGCCCGGCGAAGGTCTACGACGGCACCGGCAACCTGATCGACGCCACCACCTGCCAGAGCAAGTGGGGCCAGACGGGCTACTACGGCGCGGGCGTGGTCGACGCGCTCAAGGCCGTCAAGTAA
- a CDS encoding lysoplasmalogenase: MSAAETRTPSWAVRPVAATRTGQVLLAAFGAAAAADLGSLLAGWHLGHVLAKPLLMPLLVAYVCCAGYGGTRRVPRLLIAALLFGWGGDLALLFDAEPAFLAGMGSFAAGHVCYLVLFGRRGTSPALGGAYALALVGTVTLLWTDLPAGLRIPVAGYSLLLTAMAYRSSALGRVAGAGGALFLLSDTLIATGVAEWPQLPRPDFWIMATYLAAQYLLAVGAITAARAYRREATQGRHCQD, from the coding sequence GTGAGCGCCGCCGAGACCCGTACGCCGTCCTGGGCGGTCCGGCCGGTGGCCGCCACCCGTACCGGACAGGTGCTGCTCGCCGCCTTCGGCGCGGCCGCGGCCGCCGACCTCGGCTCGCTGCTGGCCGGCTGGCACCTCGGGCACGTGCTCGCCAAGCCGCTGCTGATGCCGCTGCTGGTGGCCTACGTCTGCTGCGCCGGATACGGGGGCACCCGCCGAGTGCCCCGCCTGCTGATCGCCGCCCTGCTGTTCGGCTGGGGCGGGGACCTGGCCCTGCTCTTCGACGCCGAGCCCGCCTTCCTCGCCGGCATGGGCTCCTTCGCCGCCGGGCACGTCTGCTACCTCGTCCTCTTCGGCCGGCGCGGGACCAGTCCCGCGCTCGGGGGCGCGTACGCCCTCGCGCTCGTCGGGACCGTCACGCTGCTCTGGACGGACCTGCCGGCCGGGCTGCGGATCCCCGTCGCCGGATACAGCCTGCTGCTCACCGCCATGGCCTACCGCTCCAGCGCCCTGGGCCGGGTGGCGGGCGCCGGCGGGGCGCTGTTCCTGCTCTCCGACACCCTCATCGCGACCGGGGTCGCCGAGTGGCCCCAGCTGCCGCGCCCCGACTTCTGGATCATGGCCACCTACCTCGCGGCCCAGTACCTGCTGGCCGTGGGCGCGATCACCGCCGCCCGGGCGTACCGTAGGGAAGCCACACAAGGCAGACACTGCCAAGACTGA
- the moaA gene encoding GTP 3',8-cyclase MoaA, translated as MLLDTYGRVATDLRVSLTDRCNLRCTYCMPEEGLQWLGKSDLLSDEEIVRLIRIAVTSLGITEVRFTGGEPLLRPGLVGIVEQCAALEPRPKMSLTTNGIGLKRTAQALKAAGLDRVNVSLDTLRPEVFKTLTRRDRHHDVIDGMAAAREAGLTPVKVNAVLMPGLNDDEAPDLLAWAVENEYELRFIEQMPLDAQHGWKRDGMITAGDILQSLRTRFTLTEEGAEERGSAPAERWVVDGGPATVGVIASVTRPFCGACDRTRLTADGQIRTCLFATEESDLRSALRSGAPDEEIARLWKVAMWGKKAGSGLDDPSFLQPDRPMSAIGG; from the coding sequence ATGCTTCTCGACACGTACGGCCGCGTGGCCACTGACCTGCGCGTCTCGCTCACGGACCGGTGCAACCTGCGCTGCACGTACTGCATGCCCGAGGAGGGCCTGCAGTGGCTGGGAAAGTCCGATCTGCTGAGCGACGAAGAGATCGTCCGGCTGATCCGCATCGCCGTGACCAGCCTCGGCATCACCGAGGTCCGCTTCACCGGCGGCGAGCCGCTGCTGCGGCCCGGCCTGGTCGGGATCGTGGAGCAGTGCGCGGCCCTGGAGCCCCGCCCCAAGATGTCCCTGACCACCAACGGCATCGGCCTCAAGCGCACCGCGCAGGCCCTCAAGGCCGCCGGCCTGGACAGGGTGAACGTTTCGCTCGACACCCTGCGCCCCGAGGTCTTCAAGACCCTCACGCGCCGTGACCGCCACCACGACGTCATCGACGGCATGGCCGCCGCCCGCGAGGCCGGCCTGACCCCGGTCAAGGTCAACGCCGTCCTGATGCCGGGGCTGAACGACGACGAGGCCCCCGACCTGCTCGCCTGGGCCGTGGAGAACGAGTACGAGCTCCGCTTCATCGAGCAGATGCCCCTGGACGCCCAGCACGGCTGGAAGCGCGACGGCATGATCACCGCCGGCGACATCCTGCAGTCCCTGCGCACCCGCTTCACCCTCACCGAGGAGGGCGCCGAAGAGCGCGGCTCCGCCCCCGCCGAGCGGTGGGTGGTCGACGGCGGCCCCGCCACCGTCGGGGTCATCGCCTCCGTCACCCGCCCCTTCTGCGGCGCGTGCGACCGTACGAGGCTCACGGCCGACGGCCAGATCCGTACGTGCCTGTTCGCCACCGAGGAGTCGGACCTGCGGTCCGCACTGCGCTCGGGCGCCCCGGACGAGGAGATCGCCCGCCTGTGGAAGGTGGCGATGTGGGGCAAGAAGGCCGGGTCCGGTCTCGACGACCCGTCCTTCCTGCAGCCCGACCGCCCCATGTCGGCGATCGGCGGCTGA
- a CDS encoding DUF3099 domain-containing protein, translating to MQRTKRNGPEVFRITGARMGLADDVRGRQRRYVISMGIRTLSVVATVVLWNVERHVAMVTLAAGLLLPYIAVVIANAGRESTPSLPSHFVPAPVRPALDPGNLSKSSDQS from the coding sequence ATGCAGCGGACGAAGCGGAACGGGCCCGAGGTCTTCCGGATCACGGGGGCCCGGATGGGACTCGCCGACGATGTGCGGGGGCGCCAGCGCCGGTACGTCATCTCGATGGGCATCAGGACCCTGTCGGTGGTCGCCACGGTGGTCCTGTGGAACGTGGAGCGCCACGTGGCCATGGTGACGCTGGCCGCCGGCCTGCTGCTGCCGTACATCGCCGTGGTCATCGCCAACGCCGGGCGCGAGTCGACGCCCTCGTTGCCCTCGCACTTCGTGCCCGCCCCTGTGCGCCCCGCACTGGACCCGGGAAACCTCAGTAAAAGCTCAGATCAATCATGA